One segment of Niabella beijingensis DNA contains the following:
- a CDS encoding MFS transporter yields the protein MEQHSNKWLQHFILLTAPLLTVIDIFIVNIAMPSIKQSFNASDGAIELVVAAYLLGFASFQVTGSRAGDIFGRKKIFLWGMFFFVLTSCICGLAPNVIVLIAARFFQGVSGSFMQSQALAYVQVLFPERKERTKAIGYIGITLGIASVMGQFLGGLFSGLHTFIEGWRFIFLVNLPIGIVAFLLAKKHLENTKLNFQERFDYSGVTLFTLALGFFIYPLTEGREQDYPLWSFAMLLASLILFFVFIVNQKNKLKKQQKPLMDIRLFKIRDYNIGLILVAFYFAMHTSYLLVSTFYLQSGLNLTSMQAGMYFVVNGVLFMLSSFLSVRLVNKFGKKPVQIGVALMIIVYILQIIFLNNQTNEITFLFLLSFQGFCGGLVLPSLINLTLKNISHHFVGIASGMYNTIQQTASSMGVCFIGGLFFTIAKAKNDFVTAFHYSLYAGIGCLLISFALLIVIEDLKKKI from the coding sequence ATGGAGCAACATTCTAACAAGTGGTTACAACATTTCATATTGCTTACCGCACCGTTACTAACAGTAATAGATATTTTTATAGTAAATATAGCAATGCCGTCCATAAAGCAAAGTTTCAATGCGTCAGATGGAGCAATAGAATTGGTAGTTGCGGCTTATTTGTTAGGGTTTGCGTCTTTTCAGGTTACAGGTAGTAGGGCAGGCGATATTTTCGGCAGGAAAAAAATTTTTTTATGGGGAATGTTTTTCTTTGTACTCACATCTTGTATTTGCGGTTTAGCACCAAATGTAATCGTACTGATTGCAGCACGTTTTTTTCAAGGTGTAAGCGGTTCATTTATGCAATCACAAGCATTAGCGTATGTGCAAGTTTTATTTCCCGAACGTAAAGAACGTACAAAAGCAATCGGTTATATCGGTATCACATTGGGTATTGCTTCTGTAATGGGACAATTTTTAGGCGGTTTATTTTCAGGCTTACATACTTTTATTGAAGGTTGGCGTTTTATTTTTTTAGTGAATTTACCCATTGGCATTGTTGCTTTTTTGTTAGCAAAAAAACATCTTGAAAACACCAAACTCAATTTCCAAGAAAGATTTGATTATTCTGGAGTAACGCTGTTCACATTGGCGCTAGGATTTTTTATTTATCCACTTACGGAAGGAAGGGAACAAGATTATCCCTTATGGAGTTTTGCAATGCTGTTGGCATCGCTGATATTGTTTTTTGTTTTCATTGTCAATCAAAAAAACAAATTAAAGAAACAACAAAAACCTTTAATGGACATACGCCTGTTCAAAATCAGAGATTATAATATAGGATTGATATTAGTTGCTTTTTATTTTGCTATGCACACTTCCTATTTGTTAGTGTCTACATTCTATTTACAAAGCGGCTTAAACCTTACATCAATGCAGGCAGGAATGTACTTTGTCGTAAACGGTGTATTGTTTATGTTATCGTCTTTTCTATCGGTTCGTTTAGTAAATAAGTTTGGTAAAAAGCCTGTTCAGATAGGTGTTGCACTAATGATAATCGTTTACATTTTGCAAATAATTTTCCTTAATAACCAAACAAATGAAATCACTTTTTTGTTTTTGCTATCTTTTCAGGGCTTTTGTGGTGGTTTAGTACTACCATCTTTAATCAATCTTACCCTAAAAAACATATCGCATCATTTTGTAGGCATTGCTTCTGGTATGTATAATACTATTCAGCAAACAGCTTCTTCAATGGGGGTGTGTTTCATAGGCGGTTTATTTTTTACGATTGCCAAAGCAAAGAACGATTTTGTTACAGCCTTTCATTACAGTTTATATGCAGGAATTGGCTGTCTGTTAATTTCATTTGCATTGTTGATAGTTATTGAAGATTTAAAAAAGAAGATATGA
- a CDS encoding aldehyde dehydrogenase family protein, which yields MKIVDKIYINGEFLKPHGREVLDIINPSNNQKIGEVTLADEVDTQNAIASAKEAFKTFSKATVEERISYLEKLKSAVEKRKKEFTDVMVEEYGGTFQFSSMSNEFTGQWFDSMIESVKGFEFEQTINSSKVFLQPVGVVGIITPWNASNGSICSKVATAISAGCTVVIKPSEMSALQTQVLMEAFHEAGLPKGVINFVTGLGSVVRTELTVNPDVAKISFTGSTVVGKLIAKAAVDTMKRVTLELGGKSPNIILDDAILEQAIPTAVFGAYMNSGQACIAPTRLLVPESQLEKVNEIARVTAEQVVVGLPQNENTNVGPMVSVKQFERVQNYIKIRLEEGASLLVGGIGKPDGLEDGNFVKATIFTNVKNDMTIAQEEIFGPVLSIIPYKTDEEAISIANDTPYGLAAYISSSNIERAQKMASQIDAGRVCINGFSHDPMVPFGGFKQSGIGREYGVYGLEAYLEPKAVLQ from the coding sequence ATGAAAATAGTAGACAAAATTTACATCAATGGCGAATTTTTAAAACCCCACGGCAGAGAAGTTTTAGACATCATAAATCCTTCAAATAACCAAAAAATTGGTGAAGTCACACTTGCTGATGAAGTTGACACCCAAAATGCCATCGCATCAGCAAAAGAAGCTTTTAAAACATTTTCAAAAGCTACGGTTGAGGAACGAATTTCCTACTTGGAAAAACTAAAATCGGCAGTCGAAAAAAGAAAGAAAGAGTTTACAGATGTGATGGTGGAAGAATATGGCGGTACTTTCCAGTTCTCTTCGATGAGTAACGAATTTACAGGTCAATGGTTTGATTCGATGATTGAGTCCGTTAAAGGTTTTGAATTTGAACAAACCATTAATTCATCAAAAGTTTTTTTACAACCCGTTGGTGTAGTGGGAATCATAACTCCTTGGAACGCCAGCAATGGATCTATTTGCAGTAAGGTTGCTACAGCAATTTCAGCGGGTTGTACCGTGGTCATCAAACCAAGCGAAATGAGCGCACTTCAGACCCAGGTATTAATGGAAGCTTTTCACGAAGCTGGGTTACCGAAAGGAGTCATTAATTTTGTAACCGGTTTGGGAAGCGTAGTCAGAACCGAATTAACAGTTAATCCTGATGTAGCCAAAATCTCCTTCACAGGCTCCACAGTTGTGGGAAAGCTAATTGCTAAAGCAGCGGTGGATACGATGAAACGTGTAACCCTTGAACTCGGCGGAAAATCTCCAAACATCATTTTAGACGATGCGATTCTAGAACAAGCTATTCCGACAGCGGTGTTCGGCGCCTATATGAATAGCGGACAGGCCTGTATTGCGCCAACAAGACTTTTGGTTCCTGAAAGTCAATTGGAAAAGGTAAATGAAATTGCCAGAGTAACGGCAGAACAGGTCGTAGTTGGATTGCCTCAAAACGAAAATACTAATGTTGGCCCAATGGTAAGTGTAAAACAATTTGAAAGGGTTCAAAACTATATCAAAATTAGATTGGAGGAAGGCGCTTCTTTATTGGTGGGTGGAATAGGAAAACCTGATGGATTGGAAGATGGAAACTTTGTAAAAGCTACTATATTTACCAATGTAAAAAATGATATGACGATTGCGCAGGAAGAAATTTTTGGTCCGGTTTTATCCATTATTCCTTACAAAACCGATGAGGAAGCAATCTCAATTGCTAACGATACACCTTATGGATTAGCGGCTTATATAAGTTCATCTAATATCGAAAGAGCACAAAAGATGGCTTCACAGATAGATGCTGGAAGGGTTTGTATCAACGGCTTCAGCCACGACCCGATGGTTCCGTTTGGAGGATTTAAACAGTCTGGCATTGGGCGTGAATATGGCGTGTATGGTTTGGAGGCTTATTTGGAACCGAAAGCTGTTCTACAATAA
- a CDS encoding helix-turn-helix domain-containing protein codes for MEKSDIVYSCYHETSRNGENFVPQHVLTLQISGSFDLSYGQKKYVANEGDFYLLRKNQLVKFTKRPATNKTFESLNIFLSDEILRTMAKDYHLVSVQSEVSLPMIAIEVNDVLENYITSLKTILENPKLLTKDFIDLKIKELLFILIEAQPELKNIFFDFSEPFKIDLESFMIKNYMYNVNLDRFAYLTGRSLATFKRDFEKVFHTSPHKWILQKRLDEAHYLINEQKKSPSEIYVDLGFEDLSHFSYAFKKHFGYSPNNITLSNR; via the coding sequence ATGGAAAAATCAGACATTGTCTATTCGTGCTATCACGAGACGAGCAGGAACGGCGAAAATTTCGTACCGCAACACGTCTTGACTTTGCAGATTTCAGGAAGTTTTGACCTGTCTTACGGGCAGAAGAAATACGTTGCTAATGAGGGCGATTTTTATTTACTGCGAAAAAATCAGTTGGTAAAATTTACCAAACGACCTGCTACAAACAAGACTTTTGAAAGTCTCAATATTTTTCTGAGTGACGAAATTTTGAGAACGATGGCGAAGGATTATCATTTAGTATCCGTTCAATCCGAAGTCTCTTTACCAATGATCGCCATTGAAGTGAACGATGTACTTGAAAATTACATCACATCATTAAAAACCATTCTTGAAAATCCGAAACTGCTTACCAAAGATTTTATCGACCTCAAAATAAAGGAACTCTTATTTATTTTAATAGAAGCGCAGCCTGAACTCAAAAATATTTTTTTCGATTTTTCAGAGCCTTTTAAAATTGATTTGGAATCGTTTATGATTAAAAATTATATGTACAATGTCAATTTGGACCGTTTTGCTTACCTCACAGGAAGAAGTTTAGCGACTTTCAAGCGTGATTTTGAGAAGGTCTTTCACACATCGCCTCACAAATGGATTTTACAGAAACGTTTAGATGAAGCTCATTATCTGATCAACGAACAAAAAAAATCGCCTTCAGAAATTTATGTTGATTTGGGTTTTGAGGATTTATCTCATTTTTCTTATGCCTTTAAAAAGCATTTTGGATACAGTCCAAATAATATTACTTTAAGCAATAGATAG